The DNA region AATAAATTATTGATAATATGATAGGAAAGACAAATAGTCAAAACATGATaagaatataatataatatactatAATATAGGTTATTTTGGTCATATTATTTTAAGATAAATGAGTCTTTAATTATACCAAATTGCACTtaagaattaatttttttgaaaaaaggaaattgaaATTAGTCAACCATTTTGATTTCACCTTGTGTTACTAACTATTGGGATTTTGACCTATTGAATTAATTTAATCTGATCGATTGCTGGAATGAAGGTTGGTATACTATTGGGATTTTTGACCCATTGAACTAATATAATTTGATCGATTGTGGGAATGAAGGTTGATGTGTTGTAATTGCTGGACCTATAATCATACTATTTCGACGAAAATCGTCTTGACTCTTGAGCATGGTCATTATGTATATTCGTTCATATTAATAGTGTAAAGGATTATAATTCTCAGATACAAACATTAATTTTCATACTAAAACAGAAATCCTTGTACTTTTGAACATGTCATTAATTCTCCATATTTATGGAACAAATTAATGTTACCTATATTACATAGAAAGCGCAACTGCTCTATTTATTCGTTGAACTAAATTCTCTAAAGGTGTGTGTTCAGCCcaatcattaaaaataaaagtttagtAGAAGAAAATTAGGATATAAAATAATCTTTTAGCcgtaaaaatatatttttttataaggaAGGAATGATGTGTAGGTTGGTAACCTCATATCCACATTAAGGACTTAAAACTTTTTTAGGGGATCTCTCATATCCACATTAAGGACTATCGGCTGTTAATTTTTGTTGTTTCATTACAATCTGGATCGAAATTTGATGTAATACGAATATTATAATTTATGCTTTAATTCAGACTTCTTAGAATCTTGAAGCCTTGACTCTAAATCAATTTTGCTTTATTGGACAATCTCCACAAAGATTAATGCATTATAGTGTGACCTAATTGCATTCAAATTGAAAAAAGTACTTATTCTGATAAAATTTAAATGTAGTAACGCATTAATGTAGCTTTCCCAAATAGCATTTCCATCTTCAACCTCGAGGATTCTAACGTTCAAATTTTCAATACACTAATTAAAACAGAATTTCCAAAAACTATACAGATATTATTATTGTGAATTTCATTACTTGTACTTACtatgttttgaatttttttccttGCAAAGAACTGTTTGGTGGATAATTTTGGCAAATTCCAATCCAATGATAATTGGGCCTTAAGCCCAACAAATAAGCCTCTAGCCCCCTCAATGAAATGACACAAACGCCCTCATTTTCTTCCCGTTGGCGAAAATGGCGCCAAAAATGACGTGGCTCTCCGCAACATCAAACTGCGCGCCAAAAAAGAACCCTTATTTACTGCTATAGATTGCGCAGCTCCCTATATATACCTCGCCGGGTCCACAGCTTCACCTCCACCGTGTGTAATTGAGCAGCCATGGATGCCAGTAAACAATCTCCGATGCGTTCATTTAAATTGAAAAAGCTTCTGAGTTCGCCGGCCCCGTCGGATCGGAAGGTCCCTGACCCGAGCCCGGACCCGCTCAGCGTGCTGACCCCCGGGAAGCCGGCGTCCCAGCCGCGGAGGCAGCGCAACCACACTGTCGCTCTGTCGATTTCGGATGTCAGGAAAGCGGCGATGAAGCTCCGGGAAAGGAGATCTGATCCGCCTCCGAGAACCGACGAGATTTCGATTTCAGAGGAAATGGAGATTGCAAAGGTGAAGAAGCCGGCTTCAGCTGAGATGGAGCTTCCCCCAAAGTGAGTGTTTAGTCGGATTTATGAATTTGTTTTCAGATCTGCACGTTTACAATCTATTTCGTGAATCAATTTTTCTGCTGTTTGCTCAAGCAATTTATGAAGTTCATTGACgatttttttccctattttttgtttaaaatttcGTTTTTCGTTTCTAATGGTATGTTTGATGTTTAATTTTCAGATACGAGTTGTTGGAAAAATTCTTCAACAGCTTGGATTCTTCAATCAGGTTGCTCAAGTTGAAGGGATCTGCAACAACATTCAGTAATATTATGCCCCAAATAGGAACTTTGACCGACCGGTATGCAGAGTCTGAGTTCAGATTACATTTTTATTATTCTCTTGCGACTATCAAGCATCTTCAAGTTTTGATTGGTTAGCCGGCTTAAAATTTCAGGAGATTTACATACAGTCATTTAGCTCAACTGAAGTTCATCTTGCCTGAGGCCATTGTGTTGGAAAAAACCCTTCAACACGATGAGCGTACATGCTGTATGAAACCTGATCTCCGCATCACATTGGATGTTGAAGCAATCAAGACCAAAGGAAAATCGAAATCTGGAAATTTACAGCTGCGAAAAGTATTCCACAACCGGCTTCTGGATTTCATCAAATCACACCCAGAGGTACATATTTGTACTGTAGACATTCTTCTTCCAATTTACAAGTGTTTGTTTCACTGAGAATATGTCAATTATGAGGATTTGAACTATCGGTGGTTGAAAAAATTTGTCACTTGATCAATTATACAGTTCTATGGTTACGTTTTTTGGTAGATTGACTAACTTCTCTTGCAATGCAAAACAAATTATTCGGTATTAGACACTCACCGCGCTCTAGTTTGTCTAGTTTACCTGTTGCCATAAAACTGTATAACTGTACATATTCATTAAACTGCAAGTCTGCTCAATGATGTACTTTTGACCATTGTTATCACTCATATTAGATTAAACGGAGTAGCTTGTAATGTGTACTTGACTAGATGGCTTTCATTGATTTTATAGCGCTGCTATTCTTCTCAAATAGTATTAATTAGTTACAAATTTTCACATTCTGAACTCAGGGCTATGAAGTTCCAGAGGAAGTACTACCGGAGCCATTTAATCGACGAAAGGATGGTCTGAGTACAAATTCAGCTCAAACTTCCGGCACATCTTTGACTGGTCAGAGTCAGGGTGTGGCATTCTCAGGATCATCAGTCAAAGCCTCACTTCTGCCTCCATCATTTAAAAGGAGTTTTTCAATGCGGAATTCTGGTCATCAAGTGGAAAAGCTACAGAAAGAACTGTCGTCATTTACTGTTGCTGCTCTTCCTTCTGTTAATTCTGAAGATAAATCTGCTGGATGTAGCTCTCACAAAGATATTATTGAAGATAAATCTGCCGGCGGTAGCTCCCACAAAGATATTAGTGCAATTGGCAGAGTTTCAGCTATGGAAACATGTTTTTCATATGAAGATTCTTCAAATAGTAAAACATTGTCTACCTTACCAGAAACCCCGGTGAAATGCATCAATTCTGTAAAGGAGGATGAGATGGCTTCTGCACTTAAAACGCCAGCGGGCATGACATCGACTCCAAAGAGTGCTACGCCTGCACCTCTGCCGACTAAAAGATGCTACATGAGTCCGGAGAATGATTCATGCAGACCACCAAGCAAACTTGTTAGACGGCAGCCCCCAAAGAGACCTCTGATGTTTGATACTCCGGAGAAGAGTGTGAAGAATGATGGTAATGAGGATGTCCGGAGAGGGAGCTCAGCAGCTCGTGGTGACATCTTCAACATTCTCCCAGCATCTGTTATACAATCTGTAAGCCTAACTACTCTCACTTCATAGATTTTTCCCTTTTCTGACGGACTGTTTGTTTGCATCTACAGATTCAAGAGAAGGAGAGATTGACAGCGATGGAGAAGGAGCCAGCAATCTCTCAAGCAATGAGGCGCCGGAAAATGATCGCTGGCCTTCCGAAGCTCTTTGACAGGatttatttcttcttccaaTCAATCAGACGCTCAGTCGTCACAAAAGAGGAGCTGATTCAGATACTCATAAACCAGCTAGATATTGTGGAAAAAAGTAAGATCATTTTAACCAAATCGAAAGCTCAGTCATTCTTGTATGTAAAACTTCCACTAAACAAATTTGTTACAACAGAGGAGGTGGAAGAGCAGCTCAGACTGCTGCAAGAACTTGCTCCAGAGTGGATTAACGAGAAGCTTGCGGTGAGTGGTGATCTCCTCTTCTGGTACGCCCCTCTCTCAATCTTCATCTTCCTTCACTCTACCACCATTTCCACACTCTGTACTCCAACGAACAGATTCATTTTCGACTTTGGTCTCATCCTAATCTTGTCTCATGCAGTGTCAAGAAGATTTCGAGCCCAGAAGCCATGCGTACGAGGCTGTCCGAGTCGATATGAAACAATTAAGAAACTATGTAAAGGGCATTGTTATAACGAACAGTGATTGTTCTTCAATCATCCATTAGTTCATTCTTTTGCCACTGAAGAACTGCCAGAATTTGCTCATCTCCGAGCTTGAGCCAGAATTAAACTGCTGGAATTTAGTGTTGGGATATGAATTACAACATAGGAAGTGAATTTTTCCCATATGTGTAGCAGTTTCCAAACTGCAGCCGTAACTTGAATATGATACTAACATTTGATCATTTGGAGAATAATgcaaaatattttcattttcatttgattAATATATTGGAAACTAggagcaattttttttttaataattttttggtAAAGAGGAAACTAGGAGTAATTTAGTATATAGACTTCTTGAACAATTTTGAATTGACCAAAATAACTCGATTAAATAACTATCCATTtccaataatttaaattgaccaatgaaacattttttttgtttttagtacATGTACAAATTTGATCATTATACATTttcatttgattaaattttaccGAACTTAAACGGGGCCCCTCAATCGGAAATTAAGAGAGTAATATGTCTTTAATGTTGATTTAGTACTATATAGACTTCTTGAACAATTTTGAATTGACCaaagaaacttttttttttgtttttagtagGACTGTACAAGTACAAATTTGATCATTTGGAGAATaatgcaatatatatatatatatatatatagggatgtattcatttcctttttgtatattttcttctttttccttcttgatctcagccccacgattttgtcatccgacggttagattagtgccacgtgtcatttaataatgcagagtttctgttgaataatgcacaccgactaataatgcaccattatagtgtaataatgcagattttcagttgaataatgcacaccgactaataatgcaccattatagtgtaataatgcagatcatctggaccgttgatgaatgagatctaacggctcatattaagaagaataaaagatctaagggatgaataggagaataacactcccctatatatatatatatatatatatatatatagggttttaatctatgcaaaactagatttaaatacagaaacgcagaacaatatcatgcgTATGACATGTTTAGGTCATTGTTAGTTTATGTTTAGGTCATACTACcgaagcatgacctaaaatgatcttaacatgacattaaactcaaatcttataatatgacctaaaactgcttaattatgaccttctgtgtttttggttaattattgactattagatcatctaatcctagggccaagatttgagctgcatttctggatttaaacacgtACTTGTTTTGATCacctccctatatatatatataatatatatatatatatgagggagtgatcaagatataactaatcttaagtgtataactagagaacaaatctcagccacacatcttaatggaacaaatattatttattttaataatataaaataggccaagggtatttttggaaattacattatcaaattcaaatttacgtgatttcctttctttctccttccaaatctgcgatcaaatCTCCTTCGATTTGGGGCGGCGCTGATGCAGGCACTGGCGACGTGGCAGAGTTGGGGCGGTTGGTTGTGATGGGCGTCGCATCGTGTTGATGTTGGTGGTGGTAGCCGTGATTTGGTGACAGCGGGAGCGGAGCTGCGTTGGTGCGCCACGGATTGTGTGCGGCGGTGATGTTAGTTGAGAGAAACTCCGTCCAAGGACACTGTTGTTGAGAGCGATACGGCAGCGGCTGCGGTGTGTTAGTGATGGATGATTTCTTGGGCTTGTGTTTTTTGGATGGCATTGTTGGAAGTAAGGTTTGTGGTATGAGAATGTGGTGATGAAAGGGGATGTATCATGTAAGTATATTGGTAGGTGGCCCTTGGTCCCAAGCTTGatcaattattcattttatgaaatgtaaattgtttagtttgaagagattttcaaaaaataagagtgatgtgttttgtgaacaagagtgaagcgttttgtgaacaagagtgaagtaaaatcagaataagagtgatgtgttttgtgaacaagagtgaagtaaaatcagaataagagtgatgtgttttgtgcaagagtgaagcgttttctgaacaagagtgaagtaaaatcagaataagagtgatgtgttttgtgaacaagagtgaagtgttttctgaacaagagtgaagtgttttgtgaacaagagtgaagtaaaatcagaataagagtgatgtgttttgtgaacaagagtgaagtgttttctgaacaagagtgaagtaaaatcagaataagagtgatgtgttttgtgaacaagagtgaagtaaaatcagaataagagtgatgtgttttgtgaacaagagtgaagtgttttctgaacaagagtgaagtaaaatcagaataagagttatgtgttttgtgaacaagagtgaagtaaaatcagaataagagtgatgtgttttgtgaacaagagtgaagtgttttctgaacaagagtgaagtgttttgtgaacaagagtaaagtaaaatcagaaaaagagtgatgtgttttgtgaacaagagtgaagtaaaatcagaataagagtgaagtaaaatcagaataagagtgatgtgttttgtgaacaagagtgaagcgttttctaaacaagagtgaagtaaaattagaataagagtgatgtgttttgtgaacaagagtgaagtaaaatcagaataagagtgatgtgttttgtgaacaagagtgaagtattttctgaacaagagtgaagtgtacTCGGAAATGATGTGGAGGAATTGGCGAAGATGCCGTTTTGATGAAAAGCTGTTGTCgtttactcatttttcattttttaaaattcatttttctgcCCCACaaaagcattattttacttcactctcgtttacaaaacacatcactcttattctgattttacttcactcttgttcacaaaacacatcactcttcttattctgattttacttcactcttattcacaaaacacatcactcttactgtgattttacttcactcttgttcacagaacacatcactcttattctgattttacttcactcttattcacagaacacatcactcttactttgattttacttcactgttgttcacaaaacaatcactcttattctgattttacttcactcttgtttacaaaacacatcactcttagcatgatttacaAGATAAAATGGAGTACACAACACATCATTAACTATAGTAGTAAGActtacaagaaaataaaataaaattcagtggaatatttatttaatcagaACGTAAGAGTTATAAACTAtactaaaaaaaacaacaaaatctgTTTCTACTGCCATACACGTTCAAACTGGCAATCTCGGCAAAATCCTTTGCCCTCCAAATCTCCATAGACAGTGTTGAAGAAACGGAGTATCTGCCATCTCCGAATCTAACGCTCAGCGGCAGCATCCTCCTCGATGAGTCTCCGGCGAATCCAAAGCATGAATTCAGCGGCTGAGAGCAATCCGAAAGCGGCGTAGACGAAGGAGGAGGCGGAATCCTGGAGGAAAACCGACAGCAGCGGCGTAGACGAAGGAGAACAatgtttctttttcaaatgaattgaatttgcCAATGACGTAACCTAATTTTATATGTGCAAAGACCATAATACCCCTGCCTTGTTATTAttgagtaaatttgtgattgagggagctaagatctcattaaattcgaaaattaatactagtcattgatttttttgatcttgtggctatgatttgttctctagttatttggttaagaggtgtttgccatagatcactaccctatatatatatatatatatatatatatatatatagggatgtattcatttccttttcctatatttcctcctttttccttcttaatatcagccattagattagagaaatggacggtcaagatcaacattgggtaattaatctcgtgttgcattatttgtcctattttgtgcattatgagggtacaatagtaatctaataatggctggaaactgctacgaataatgcaccacatggtcacgagtaatgcatataattgcctatataatgcacaatatgtgaactgcaatgcatacgaacaagatgtgctgtgttatgatgtttgacacatgtttcttgtttcccctaagggtttaataagcttaggggcaagggtatagtacgtagacacgtatgtaatcttcacatggtatcgagtaatggatataattgactatataatgcacaatttgtgaactgcaatgcatacgaacaagatgtgctgtgttatgatgtttgacacatgtttcttgtttcccctaagggtttaataagcttaggggctagggtatagtacgtacgcattaataacaaattataaaacgatacgaataattcaccaaattgtcacgagtaatggatgttattaactatataatgcacaatatgtgaactgcaatgcatacgaataagatgtaccatgttatgatgtttgacacacgtttcttgtttctcctaagggtttaataagcttaggggctagggtatagtacgtagacattactaaatgtacgtatgtaatcttcaatccgttgattaacccatatacacaatacctctaataatgcataatatactgagataatgacaattaacagctacataatgcactacctaaaccaaataatgcacatacgtatattccaataacaacaatttgttagtaatgtctacgtactataccctagcccctaagcttattaaacccttaggggaaacaagaaacgtgtgtcaaacatcataacatggtacatcttattcgtatgcattgcagttcacatattgtgcattatatagttaataacatccattactcgtgacaatttggtgaattattcgtatcgttttataatttgttattaatgcgtacgtactataccctagcccctaagcttattaaacccttaggggaaacaagaaacgtgtgtcaaacatcataacacagcacgtcttgttcgtatgcattgcagttcacaaattatgcattatatagtcaattatatccattactcgttaccatgtgaagattacatacgtgtctacgtactataccctagcccctaagcttattaaacccttaggggaaacaagaaacgtgtgtccaaacatcataacatggtacatcttattcgtatgcattgcagttcacatattgtgcattatatagtcaattatatgcattactcgtgaccatgtggtgcattattcgcagataccaaaatgtggcagttacttttccgtcaaatgtcaataataaccctgtaatgcatacaaccaccttctataatgcaacacggaaccagttttatagaatcaatctgatccgttgatgccttagatctaacgcgtaatattaagaaggaaaaatgatctaagacgtgaaaaggagaataacgctcccatatatatatatatatatatatatatagggttttgatctatgcaaaactagatttaaatacagaaacgcagaacaatatcataattaggtcacttttaggtcataattaggtaatttttaggtcatgctaacaaagcatgacctaaaacgatcttagcatgacattaaacccaaatattataatatgacctaaaattgcttaattatgaccttccgtgtttttggttaattattgaccattagatcatctaatcctagggccaagatttggtctgcatttctggatttaaacacatacttattttgatcatctccatatatatatatatatatatatatatatatggagatgaattttgatttgattaaatttttgcCGGCCTTAAACGGGCCCCTCAATCGGAAACTAGGAGTAAACAAGTTTTTAAtattgttcttcaatttttttttaatattgatttAGTTTGTAGACTTTTTGAACAATTTTGAATTGACcaaaataatttgatttaaatacTATCCATTTCCAATAGTTTAAATTGGAAATTTTGTCTTTAGTACGAGTACAAATTTGTTTAGAAAAGAAACAACTCAAAATAGTTGGAAGTCTAAAAAAACCTTAAGATTATTGAGACGAAGAGTATTTTTGCTTAGACACATGAGGAGTAGCTTAACAGTATTAGAAGAAtcgaaaaaaaatgtaaatatgatTGAACATTTAAAGTCCATGTTGACATTAACAACATAGAATTGAGGAGATGTACATGTGTTCGAAATAAAATCAGTAATTGTTAGTACATATCAGAAAAATTATTTAAAGGGAAATTTAATCATATTTCACTTGAACTTTACTTGTTATTTAGTTTGCAACTTAATTATCTGCATGACCATGTTAGTTCCTTGTCCCAAAATGACccaaaataatttcaaatttcgtGGGTAAATTAATTTAACCCACTAAATTAGTGTATTCATTTATTCGCATTGGAAACACAAACTGATTAACAACATTAAATTACTTTATATCTCAAGCTACTACTCTTCTTACGTTTTTCATGCAAATAGTGTTTTTTTAGTAAGGTTAATTGAtggttccgcgaatttttgatggtgatgaatgcaggaagatgcagatcacaacacagagatttacgtggttcgatttactgaggtaaatctacgtccacgggaagaaaagagggcagagttgtattgcttgatctgttttctacagcttacaatacagacttgctatttgatggtttatctctagagagcttctttaGAGCTTAACAGAaattaacccttttctatctgatctaagttctatttatacattgaaccaagatcgtggcatgcagcaccatttactaggcagtggatgtcgtggagatcgtggcgatcttgcatgggtccactatcctgcatgagttaatgactgcttgacaccactaaatagatcgtgggtgtagtggaggtggaaatcctgcatgagtccactatctcctagttcggtcgaatactgagaccgaactgctgaattattgccgagcagcttttgccgatctgagagtagagcttgatgccgacctgagagcagagtttgattggttggcttttaccgagctgtaggctggggccgaactctttggtcgtgccgaactgaactctgatactctttagtcatgccgaactgatactctttcttgggctttaggctgatgggctttactgctgttgggcttgtttagtacgtactccatcattaATTATGAAATACTATAACATACCAAATATCCATGGATATTAATCATTcaaaactatactaatttaaattctATAGTATTTTCGAAAATGTGGCGATTTATCAAGCCGCAAGCCCACAATGCGTAAACAAAAATATATGGGGAAAAATTCCGTTGCCGGGACTTGAACGCGGGTCTCTCGGGTGAGAGCCGAGTATCCTAACCAACTATACTACAACGGATTTGTTATTCTATTGATTATCTTATTATATACACTACATAATATACGACTTTTGAACGCACATGGCAGCATAGCATGTGCTCAGCCAAAATTTCTGACTAGCATTTGCAGATTCAGTTGAATGGGTTGGTGACAATTTAGAAGCCGTGTGCAACTCCGATTTTCACCTATAAAACAATAGATCCCTTTTCATATTCCCGATTTTCTCAACCACTTCTCTCATCACCGGTTTAATTCGGTAATCTAGTCGAGAATCAAGACTCTTTTTTTCCAGCCTAGAATGCGTCCGTGTGTTTGAGTTTTAATTTATCAGAAAAATCTATTAGTGACATCTTCAATGATTTATTTAATCACGCACCCATTTCCTTGTTTTGTCAATCTTACATCCTTATTTACGATATGTATCGGGATTTAGCATCTCTCTCGTTAATGTGATTATTAACTGATCCAACTCCTTGCCCTTTAATTTTAGGTGTTTTAGTAACATTATGGGTGCGATGGATTTCTTGGGAACACCTGAAGGTCAACTGTTTATAGCCGTTGCAGTTGGTCTCGTTGGTGTTGGTGCTGCTTATTTCTTGTTATCATCGAAGAAGCCCAAaggttttgattttatattgTTGATGTTTTTGCAGCTCAGCCTTTTGTTTGCTTCCATCACATGTTTTTGCCTTGTTTTCTGTGATAGCTCTAAAATAGTGTTTAATAATTGGGCTTCAAGATTGTGTTTTTTTCTACTTATTTTTCCTACTAGTGGTTATGCTTGTTTGAGTTGGTGTCG from Salvia splendens isolate huo1 chromosome 9, SspV2, whole genome shotgun sequence includes:
- the LOC121746680 gene encoding CDT1-like protein a, chloroplastic codes for the protein MDASKQSPMRSFKLKKLLSSPAPSDRKVPDPSPDPLSVLTPGKPASQPRRQRNHTVALSISDVRKAAMKLRERRSDPPPRTDEISISEEMEIAKVKKPASAEMELPPKYELLEKFFNSLDSSIRLLKLKGSATTFSNIMPQIGTLTDRRFTYSHLAQLKFILPEAIVLEKTLQHDERTCCMKPDLRITLDVEAIKTKGKSKSGNLQLRKVFHNRLLDFIKSHPEGYEVPEEVLPEPFNRRKDGLSTNSAQTSGTSLTGQSQGVAFSGSSVKASLLPPSFKRSFSMRNSGHQVEKLQKELSSFTVAALPSVNSEDKSAGCSSHKDIIEDKSAGGSSHKDISAIGRVSAMETCFSYEDSSNSKTLSTLPETPVKCINSVKEDEMASALKTPAGMTSTPKSATPAPLPTKRCYMSPENDSCRPPSKLVRRQPPKRPLMFDTPEKSVKNDGNEDVRRGSSAARGDIFNILPASVIQSIQEKERLTAMEKEPAISQAMRRRKMIAGLPKLFDRIYFFFQSIRRSVVTKEELIQILINQLDIVEKKEVEEQLRLLQELAPEWINEKLAVSGDLLFCVKKISSPEAMRTRLSESI